In a single window of the Oryctolagus cuniculus chromosome 2, mOryCun1.1, whole genome shotgun sequence genome:
- the NWD2 gene encoding NACHT and WD repeat domain-containing protein 2 isoform X2, which produces MILDAAVEAKLETKLMEEWYCRDENSVPAAYYLRPKSEVLRSNKNAMQPATTADNEMTWKEISDEIKKIFKAAVKLLHEKGKMKHSQAKRYLFSAIEDEFDFALGKQTPAFLKKCVCYIRKIANIERFVKIPEMGKYMDITGTDPRIIRDPEAQEKLIKLRDEFIPTIVASSNLRVYTSVTHCDMKLGYSQEIENHYIEGLGKQFYEDMIDIIQATVQQNFDTETDTLYDEILQHSSLCKTYASFYEYKCESLNIVHKYLLPSKTGHISPLIIYGGPCTGKTLLLAEVAKKACAWLHDDTGPDSDPVVVVRFLGTTDMSTDLRTLLLSVCEQLAINYQCLVQSYPKKIHDLRDLFINLLNESSLQRPLIIIFDALEQLSENDDARKLWWLPAHLPRFVRIVLSTLPNKHGILQKLRCLIHEEDNYIELIPRDRKMCSQVLKHQLLRVKRKVTSGQQIYVNNAFSKCTLPMFVNLTFREVRHWRSHKDVDETSLCVNVHESIEQLFWSLEKMCGQKLVSRALGYITMAKMGLSEMELEDVLALDNSVMNELNENARPNNPLRVPYLYIARLKEGLNGYLIERHVKNVTLLVWANRHLHLIAQKLYLQDDRDLREMHTILADYFLGVWSGGRRKAFCLEDPYLNGCLDLESRSLLEEEKHFMEQASFDRQAPDQPWVFQCNPLEPDIFFVNHRKMTELLHHLTRCGKTDDLLYGIIMNFSWLYTMIKIGQFDKVLSDIELAYNYSQEKELKFLASTLRSIRNKVVAFPGSLSAELQQRLLPVVSSLPKLRHLLLECDKDGPKYCSIVPLHSSMDVTYSPERLPLSSSHLHVTEILPTCNPSTVLTALENGSISTWDVESRQLLRQITTAQSVILGMKLTTDEKYLVVATTNNTLLVYDNVNSCLLSEVEIKGTKHGSSSTYINGFTLSVNHALAWLEASKDVTVIDLLYGWPLYQFHCWYEVTCVQCSLDGVYAFCGQYLNTTTIFHLGSGEKLCTVTSEFSGGFVKFLLILDTAQEMVMVDSEGSLSVWNTEDISNPQLTDDFDCRREDSEVVSIELSEDQSAILICKALSIELLDTGVWKVAEKFRAKHNERFISAVLSKNGDCIIATMENTSAVFFWRRDTGQCMASLQEISGTIVKLVKSSHHNMLLSLSTSGILSIWDIDIITAMSNIDKTGKPIQSLVLPARGEIIYSLDGSDCVHKWNFSSGFIEAVFKHEGTVEHCVLTSAGDIMVTSDDKSSQYVWHTSSGENVFRINGQRISQLLITHNDQFVVSLCEENASRVWRLATGHRVCNILTTLQNAFITSANTFVVGMTKSKVLAVSLWTGSITKKFCCEDGTSIVNFKLIPDCPDIIVFITSAETVNIWSLADEVICRRVQLPNNFLKNLEDFEISPNGKLGIISRGDENINVLDLHSGKLRVVHASGIIWRQRLSRDGRYLVYICFRNGEEEDENGAISSLIVMRLADGKNIGACSLYKTPTFLALSQRHLHIIVGFDDGSIGIYTVVDRVDAALKIKIATSNSRQIFNNTAQVSRPKSNSYCFKVSVDCLWRESTEVFARDSPITVSDSSESNEATPSKKHNSCYDRVCSALESRGHSYAPDN; this is translated from the exons ATGATCTTGGATGCTGCCGTGGAGGCCAAGTTGGAGACCAAGTTAATGGAAGAGTGGTATTGTCGAGATGAGAACTCTGTGCCCGCAGCTTATTACCTCAGACCCAAGTCAGAAGTGCTGAGGAGCAACAAAAATGCA ATGCAGCCTGCTACCACTGCTGACAATGAGATGACCTGGAAAGAGATATCAGATGAGATCAAGAAGATATTTAAGGCTGCTGTAAAACTGCTACACGAGAAGGGTAAAATGAAACACAGCCAAGCTAAGAGGTACCTGTTCTCAG CCATAGAGGATGAATTTGACTTCGCTCTAGGAAAGCAAACTCCAGCATTCCTAAAGAAGTGCGTTTGCTACATTAGGAAAATTGCTAACATTGAGCGCTTTGTGAAAATCCCAGAGATGGGAAAATACATGGATATCACTGGAACAGATCCCAGGATTATTCGCGACCCAGAAGCTCAAGAGAAGCTGATAAAACTCAGGGATGAATTTATTCCAACTATTGTTGCATCATCTAATCTGAGAGTATACACGTCTGTTACTCATTGTGACATGAAACTAGGCTATTCCCAAGAAATAGAAAACCATTACATAGAAGGACTTGGTAAACAATTTTATGAGGACATGATTGACATAATCCAGGCCACAGTGCAACAGAATTTTGACACTGAAACAGATACACTGTATGATGAAATCCTTCAGCATTCCTCCCTATGTAAAACATATGCCTCCTTCTACGAGTACAAGTGTGAATCTCTAAACATCGTGCATAAATACCTTCTCCCAAGCAAAACTGGGCACATCAGCCCTCTCATTATATACGGTGGACCATGCACTGGGAAGACCCTTCTGCTAGCTGAAGTAGCAAAGAAG GCCTGTGCCTGGCTTCATGATGACACAGGACCAGACTCTGACCCTGTCGTCGTCGTGAGGTTTCTGGGAACAACAGACATGAGCACTGACCTAAGGACTCTCCTCCTGAGTGTTTGTGAACAATTGGCAATTAACTACCAGTGTCTGGTTCAAAGCTACCCTAAGAAGATCCATGACCTCCGTGACTTATTTATAAACCTCTTGAATGAATCTTCCTTGCAGAGGCCTCTAATAATAATATTCGATGCCCTAGAGCAGCTCTCGGAGAATGACGATGCCAGAAAGCTCTGGTGGCTCCCAGCTCACCTTCCCCGCTTCGTACGGATAGTCCTCTCCACACTGCCCAACAAACATGGGATCCTGCAGAAACTAAGGTGCCTTATCCACGAAGAAGACAACTACATTGAGCTGATTCCCCGGGACAGGAAGATGTGCAGCCAGGTACTCAAACACCAGCTGCTACGAGTTAAAAGGAAGGTCACGTCCGGCCAGCAGATTTACGTGAACAATGCCTTCTCCAAGTGCACGCTGCCAATGTTTGTGAACCTGACCTTCAGGGAGGTGAGACACTGGAGATCTCACAAAGACGTCGATGAAACCTCCCTCTGTGTCAATGTTCATGAGAGTATAGAGCAGTTATTCTGGTCCTTGGAGAAGATGTGTGGTCAGAAACTGGTCTCCAGGGCTCTTGGTTACATCACCATGGCCAAGATGGGTCTGAGTGAGATGGAACTGGAGGATGTCTTAGCCCTGGACAACAGTGTTATGAATGAGCTCAACGAGAATGCCAGGCCCAACAATCCCCTGAGAGTACCTTATTTGTACATTGCGAGGCTCAAGGAAGGACTCAACGGATACTTAATAGAAAGACACGTGAAGAATGTCACACTCCTGGTCTGGGCCAACAGACACCTACATCTCATAGCCCAGAAGCTGTATCTGCAGGATGACAGAGACCTGCGTGAAATGCACACCATCCTGGCAGATTATTTTCTAGGTGTCTGGTCAGGGGGAAGGAGGAAAGCATTCTGCctggaagacccctaccttaatgGCTGCCTTGACTTGGAGAGCAGAAGCCTGCTTGAGGAAGAAAAACACTTCATGGAACAGGCTTCCTTTGACAGACAGGCCCCAGACCAGCCCTGGGTTTTCCAGTGCAACCCCCTGGAGCCTGACATTTTCTTTGTCAACCATCGGAAAATGACTGAGCTTTTGCACCACCTGACAAGGTGTGGAAAAACCGATGACCTGCTTTATGGTATCATCATGAACTTCAGCTGGCTTTATACCATGATCAAAATTGGCCAGTTTGATAAAGTGCTTTCAGACATCGAGCTGGCGTACAACTACTCACAAGAGAAGGAGCTGAAGTTCCTGGCTAGCACCCTCCGCAGCATCAGAAACAAGGTCGTTGCGTTTCCTGGCTCCCTTTCAGCTGAGCTGCAGCAAAGACTTCTGCCTGTTGTGAGCTCCCTGCCTAAATTAAGACACCTTCTTTTAGAGTGTGACAAAGATGGGCCCAAGTACTGCTCCATCGTGCCCTTGCATTCATCCATGGACGTGACGTACAGCCCAGAGCGTCTCCCTTTGTCATCCAGTCACCTGCATGTCACAGAGATTCTGCCTACCTGTAACCCCAGCACTGTCCTCACGGCTTTAGAAAACGGTTCCATCAGCACCTGGGATGTAGAGAGCCGCCAGCTACTCAGGCAAATCACGACAGCCCAGTCTGTCATCCTGGGCATGAAACTCACTACTGATGAAAAGTACCTTGTGGTGGCTACGACAAATAACACCTTGTTGGTTTATGACAACGTCAACTCTTGTCTCCTGTCTGAAGTGGAAATCAAAGGGACCAAGCATGGGAGCAGCTCCACCTACATCAATGGATTTACACTGTCAGTCAACCATGCCCTTGCGTGGCTTGAAGCCAGTAAAGATGTCACCGTCATTGATCTGCTCTACGGATGGCCCCTTTACCAGTTCCACTGCTGGTATGAAGTAACGTGTGTCCAGTGCTCTCTGGACGGTGTGTATGCTTTCTGTGGACAGTACCTGAACACGACCACCATATTTCACTTAGGGAGTGGAGAAAAGTTATGTACGGTGACCTCTGAATTTTCAGGAGGTTTTGTGAAGTTTCTTCTTATCTTGGACACAGCTCAAGAGATGGTAATGGTAGACAGTGAAGGAAGTCTTTCTGTTTGGAATACTGAGGACATTTCCAACCCCCAGCTGACTGATGACTTTGACTGCCGCAGAGAAGACAGCGAGGTGGTCAGCATTGAACTTTCAGAGGACCAGAGTGCCATTCTGATCTGTAAAGCCCTCAGCATTGAGCTCTTAGACACTGGCGTGTGGAAGGTGGCTGAGAAGTTCAGAGCCAAGCACAATGAGCGCTTTATATCAGCTGTGCTGTCCAAAAACGGAGACTGCATCATTGCAACCATGGAAAATACCTCAGCCGTGTTCTTTTGGAGGCGGGACACGGGACAATGCATGGCAAGCTTACAGGAGATCTCAGGTACCATAGTGAAGTTGGTAAAATCCAGTCACCACAACATGCTGCTCTCTCTATCAACCAGCGGCATTCTATCTATTTGGGATATAGATATAATCACAGCCATGTCCAATATTGATAAGACTGGGAAACCAATCCAAAGTCTGGTGTTGCCTGCAAGAGGGGAAATCATTTACTCCCTGGATGGCTCTGACTGTGTTCATAAATGGAATTTCAGCAGCGGGTTCATTGAGGCAGTATTCAAGCATGAAGGAACAGTTGAGCACTGTGTGTTAACATCCGCTGGGGACATCATGGTGACATCAGATGACAAAAGCAGCCAGTATGTCTGGCACACCAGCAGTGGGGAAAACGTCTTCCGAATTAATGGGCAGAGAATATCTCAGCTGCTGATTACACACAATGACCAGTTTGTGGTCTCACTGTGTGAAGAAAATGCCTCCAGGGTGTGGAGACTGGCCACAGGCCACAGGGTCTGCAACATTCTGACCACCTTGCAGAATGCCTTCATTACTTCTGCAAACACCTTCGTGGTGGGGATGACGAAAAGCAAAGTGCTGGCTGTCAGTCTTTGGACGGGAAGTATCACCAAGAAATTTTGCTGTGAagatgggaccagcattgtgaatTTTAAACTGATCCCTGACTGTCCTGACATCATTGTGTTCATCACATCAGCTGAGACTGTGAACATCTGGAGTCTGGCAGATGAAGTGATCTGTCGACGCGTGCAACTGCCAAACAACTTCTTGAAAAATCTAGAGGATTTTGAAATTTCTCCCAATGGAAAGCTAGGCATTATATCTAGGGGAGATGAAAATATCAATGTATTGGATTTACACAGTGGTAAATTACGGGTGGTTCATGCCTCTGGGATCATCTGGCGCCAGAGGTTGTCTCGAGATGGTCGCTACCTGGTGTACATTTGTTTCCggaatggggaggaggaggatgaaaaTGGTGCAATATCCAGTCTAATCGTAATGAGGCTGGCTGATGGCAAAAATATCGGTGCTTGTTCTCTTTACAAAACGCCCACTTTTCTCGCACTCTCTCAGCGGCACCTGCACATCATTGTGGGCTTTGATGATGGGAGTATAGGGATATACACGGTAGTGGACCGTGTAGATGCtgcactaaaaattaaaattgctaCTTCAAATAGCAGACAAATTTTCAACAACACAGCACAGGTATCCAGGCCAAAGTCTAACAGTTACTGTTTTAAAGTGTCTGTGGATTGCTTATGGAGAGAGTCTACCGAGGTCTTTGCAAGAGACAGCCCCATCACGGTGAGCGACTCTTCCGAGTCCAATGAAGCCACGCCATCCAAGAAACACAACTCTTGTTATGACCGGGTGTGCTCTGCCCTAGAGTCCAGAGGCCATAGCTATGCCCCTGATAACTGA
- the NWD2 gene encoding NACHT and WD repeat domain-containing protein 2 isoform X1, which yields MWPAGAGSKLPCPRDSALRRAAFCGNLTALPSHLVPAGRSVRVFISANPEDTGAERQALRENVYPKLREFCRENYGLEFQVIDLYWGVDEDEWDSPELQKTRMKLLEDCLKTSAGPCFVGLLGEKYGNIRIPGEVEASEFEMILDAAVEAKLETKLMEEWYCRDENSVPAAYYLRPKSEVLRSNKNAMQPATTADNEMTWKEISDEIKKIFKAAVKLLHEKGKMKHSQAKRYLFSAIEDEFDFALGKQTPAFLKKCVCYIRKIANIERFVKIPEMGKYMDITGTDPRIIRDPEAQEKLIKLRDEFIPTIVASSNLRVYTSVTHCDMKLGYSQEIENHYIEGLGKQFYEDMIDIIQATVQQNFDTETDTLYDEILQHSSLCKTYASFYEYKCESLNIVHKYLLPSKTGHISPLIIYGGPCTGKTLLLAEVAKKACAWLHDDTGPDSDPVVVVRFLGTTDMSTDLRTLLLSVCEQLAINYQCLVQSYPKKIHDLRDLFINLLNESSLQRPLIIIFDALEQLSENDDARKLWWLPAHLPRFVRIVLSTLPNKHGILQKLRCLIHEEDNYIELIPRDRKMCSQVLKHQLLRVKRKVTSGQQIYVNNAFSKCTLPMFVNLTFREVRHWRSHKDVDETSLCVNVHESIEQLFWSLEKMCGQKLVSRALGYITMAKMGLSEMELEDVLALDNSVMNELNENARPNNPLRVPYLYIARLKEGLNGYLIERHVKNVTLLVWANRHLHLIAQKLYLQDDRDLREMHTILADYFLGVWSGGRRKAFCLEDPYLNGCLDLESRSLLEEEKHFMEQASFDRQAPDQPWVFQCNPLEPDIFFVNHRKMTELLHHLTRCGKTDDLLYGIIMNFSWLYTMIKIGQFDKVLSDIELAYNYSQEKELKFLASTLRSIRNKVVAFPGSLSAELQQRLLPVVSSLPKLRHLLLECDKDGPKYCSIVPLHSSMDVTYSPERLPLSSSHLHVTEILPTCNPSTVLTALENGSISTWDVESRQLLRQITTAQSVILGMKLTTDEKYLVVATTNNTLLVYDNVNSCLLSEVEIKGTKHGSSSTYINGFTLSVNHALAWLEASKDVTVIDLLYGWPLYQFHCWYEVTCVQCSLDGVYAFCGQYLNTTTIFHLGSGEKLCTVTSEFSGGFVKFLLILDTAQEMVMVDSEGSLSVWNTEDISNPQLTDDFDCRREDSEVVSIELSEDQSAILICKALSIELLDTGVWKVAEKFRAKHNERFISAVLSKNGDCIIATMENTSAVFFWRRDTGQCMASLQEISGTIVKLVKSSHHNMLLSLSTSGILSIWDIDIITAMSNIDKTGKPIQSLVLPARGEIIYSLDGSDCVHKWNFSSGFIEAVFKHEGTVEHCVLTSAGDIMVTSDDKSSQYVWHTSSGENVFRINGQRISQLLITHNDQFVVSLCEENASRVWRLATGHRVCNILTTLQNAFITSANTFVVGMTKSKVLAVSLWTGSITKKFCCEDGTSIVNFKLIPDCPDIIVFITSAETVNIWSLADEVICRRVQLPNNFLKNLEDFEISPNGKLGIISRGDENINVLDLHSGKLRVVHASGIIWRQRLSRDGRYLVYICFRNGEEEDENGAISSLIVMRLADGKNIGACSLYKTPTFLALSQRHLHIIVGFDDGSIGIYTVVDRVDAALKIKIATSNSRQIFNNTAQVSRPKSNSYCFKVSVDCLWRESTEVFARDSPITVSDSSESNEATPSKKHNSCYDRVCSALESRGHSYAPDN from the exons GGACTGTTAGGTGAAAAATATGGGAACATCCGAATCCCTGGAGAAGTTGAAGCCTCAGAGTTTGAAATGATCTTGGATGCTGCCGTGGAGGCCAAGTTGGAGACCAAGTTAATGGAAGAGTGGTATTGTCGAGATGAGAACTCTGTGCCCGCAGCTTATTACCTCAGACCCAAGTCAGAAGTGCTGAGGAGCAACAAAAATGCA ATGCAGCCTGCTACCACTGCTGACAATGAGATGACCTGGAAAGAGATATCAGATGAGATCAAGAAGATATTTAAGGCTGCTGTAAAACTGCTACACGAGAAGGGTAAAATGAAACACAGCCAAGCTAAGAGGTACCTGTTCTCAG CCATAGAGGATGAATTTGACTTCGCTCTAGGAAAGCAAACTCCAGCATTCCTAAAGAAGTGCGTTTGCTACATTAGGAAAATTGCTAACATTGAGCGCTTTGTGAAAATCCCAGAGATGGGAAAATACATGGATATCACTGGAACAGATCCCAGGATTATTCGCGACCCAGAAGCTCAAGAGAAGCTGATAAAACTCAGGGATGAATTTATTCCAACTATTGTTGCATCATCTAATCTGAGAGTATACACGTCTGTTACTCATTGTGACATGAAACTAGGCTATTCCCAAGAAATAGAAAACCATTACATAGAAGGACTTGGTAAACAATTTTATGAGGACATGATTGACATAATCCAGGCCACAGTGCAACAGAATTTTGACACTGAAACAGATACACTGTATGATGAAATCCTTCAGCATTCCTCCCTATGTAAAACATATGCCTCCTTCTACGAGTACAAGTGTGAATCTCTAAACATCGTGCATAAATACCTTCTCCCAAGCAAAACTGGGCACATCAGCCCTCTCATTATATACGGTGGACCATGCACTGGGAAGACCCTTCTGCTAGCTGAAGTAGCAAAGAAG GCCTGTGCCTGGCTTCATGATGACACAGGACCAGACTCTGACCCTGTCGTCGTCGTGAGGTTTCTGGGAACAACAGACATGAGCACTGACCTAAGGACTCTCCTCCTGAGTGTTTGTGAACAATTGGCAATTAACTACCAGTGTCTGGTTCAAAGCTACCCTAAGAAGATCCATGACCTCCGTGACTTATTTATAAACCTCTTGAATGAATCTTCCTTGCAGAGGCCTCTAATAATAATATTCGATGCCCTAGAGCAGCTCTCGGAGAATGACGATGCCAGAAAGCTCTGGTGGCTCCCAGCTCACCTTCCCCGCTTCGTACGGATAGTCCTCTCCACACTGCCCAACAAACATGGGATCCTGCAGAAACTAAGGTGCCTTATCCACGAAGAAGACAACTACATTGAGCTGATTCCCCGGGACAGGAAGATGTGCAGCCAGGTACTCAAACACCAGCTGCTACGAGTTAAAAGGAAGGTCACGTCCGGCCAGCAGATTTACGTGAACAATGCCTTCTCCAAGTGCACGCTGCCAATGTTTGTGAACCTGACCTTCAGGGAGGTGAGACACTGGAGATCTCACAAAGACGTCGATGAAACCTCCCTCTGTGTCAATGTTCATGAGAGTATAGAGCAGTTATTCTGGTCCTTGGAGAAGATGTGTGGTCAGAAACTGGTCTCCAGGGCTCTTGGTTACATCACCATGGCCAAGATGGGTCTGAGTGAGATGGAACTGGAGGATGTCTTAGCCCTGGACAACAGTGTTATGAATGAGCTCAACGAGAATGCCAGGCCCAACAATCCCCTGAGAGTACCTTATTTGTACATTGCGAGGCTCAAGGAAGGACTCAACGGATACTTAATAGAAAGACACGTGAAGAATGTCACACTCCTGGTCTGGGCCAACAGACACCTACATCTCATAGCCCAGAAGCTGTATCTGCAGGATGACAGAGACCTGCGTGAAATGCACACCATCCTGGCAGATTATTTTCTAGGTGTCTGGTCAGGGGGAAGGAGGAAAGCATTCTGCctggaagacccctaccttaatgGCTGCCTTGACTTGGAGAGCAGAAGCCTGCTTGAGGAAGAAAAACACTTCATGGAACAGGCTTCCTTTGACAGACAGGCCCCAGACCAGCCCTGGGTTTTCCAGTGCAACCCCCTGGAGCCTGACATTTTCTTTGTCAACCATCGGAAAATGACTGAGCTTTTGCACCACCTGACAAGGTGTGGAAAAACCGATGACCTGCTTTATGGTATCATCATGAACTTCAGCTGGCTTTATACCATGATCAAAATTGGCCAGTTTGATAAAGTGCTTTCAGACATCGAGCTGGCGTACAACTACTCACAAGAGAAGGAGCTGAAGTTCCTGGCTAGCACCCTCCGCAGCATCAGAAACAAGGTCGTTGCGTTTCCTGGCTCCCTTTCAGCTGAGCTGCAGCAAAGACTTCTGCCTGTTGTGAGCTCCCTGCCTAAATTAAGACACCTTCTTTTAGAGTGTGACAAAGATGGGCCCAAGTACTGCTCCATCGTGCCCTTGCATTCATCCATGGACGTGACGTACAGCCCAGAGCGTCTCCCTTTGTCATCCAGTCACCTGCATGTCACAGAGATTCTGCCTACCTGTAACCCCAGCACTGTCCTCACGGCTTTAGAAAACGGTTCCATCAGCACCTGGGATGTAGAGAGCCGCCAGCTACTCAGGCAAATCACGACAGCCCAGTCTGTCATCCTGGGCATGAAACTCACTACTGATGAAAAGTACCTTGTGGTGGCTACGACAAATAACACCTTGTTGGTTTATGACAACGTCAACTCTTGTCTCCTGTCTGAAGTGGAAATCAAAGGGACCAAGCATGGGAGCAGCTCCACCTACATCAATGGATTTACACTGTCAGTCAACCATGCCCTTGCGTGGCTTGAAGCCAGTAAAGATGTCACCGTCATTGATCTGCTCTACGGATGGCCCCTTTACCAGTTCCACTGCTGGTATGAAGTAACGTGTGTCCAGTGCTCTCTGGACGGTGTGTATGCTTTCTGTGGACAGTACCTGAACACGACCACCATATTTCACTTAGGGAGTGGAGAAAAGTTATGTACGGTGACCTCTGAATTTTCAGGAGGTTTTGTGAAGTTTCTTCTTATCTTGGACACAGCTCAAGAGATGGTAATGGTAGACAGTGAAGGAAGTCTTTCTGTTTGGAATACTGAGGACATTTCCAACCCCCAGCTGACTGATGACTTTGACTGCCGCAGAGAAGACAGCGAGGTGGTCAGCATTGAACTTTCAGAGGACCAGAGTGCCATTCTGATCTGTAAAGCCCTCAGCATTGAGCTCTTAGACACTGGCGTGTGGAAGGTGGCTGAGAAGTTCAGAGCCAAGCACAATGAGCGCTTTATATCAGCTGTGCTGTCCAAAAACGGAGACTGCATCATTGCAACCATGGAAAATACCTCAGCCGTGTTCTTTTGGAGGCGGGACACGGGACAATGCATGGCAAGCTTACAGGAGATCTCAGGTACCATAGTGAAGTTGGTAAAATCCAGTCACCACAACATGCTGCTCTCTCTATCAACCAGCGGCATTCTATCTATTTGGGATATAGATATAATCACAGCCATGTCCAATATTGATAAGACTGGGAAACCAATCCAAAGTCTGGTGTTGCCTGCAAGAGGGGAAATCATTTACTCCCTGGATGGCTCTGACTGTGTTCATAAATGGAATTTCAGCAGCGGGTTCATTGAGGCAGTATTCAAGCATGAAGGAACAGTTGAGCACTGTGTGTTAACATCCGCTGGGGACATCATGGTGACATCAGATGACAAAAGCAGCCAGTATGTCTGGCACACCAGCAGTGGGGAAAACGTCTTCCGAATTAATGGGCAGAGAATATCTCAGCTGCTGATTACACACAATGACCAGTTTGTGGTCTCACTGTGTGAAGAAAATGCCTCCAGGGTGTGGAGACTGGCCACAGGCCACAGGGTCTGCAACATTCTGACCACCTTGCAGAATGCCTTCATTACTTCTGCAAACACCTTCGTGGTGGGGATGACGAAAAGCAAAGTGCTGGCTGTCAGTCTTTGGACGGGAAGTATCACCAAGAAATTTTGCTGTGAagatgggaccagcattgtgaatTTTAAACTGATCCCTGACTGTCCTGACATCATTGTGTTCATCACATCAGCTGAGACTGTGAACATCTGGAGTCTGGCAGATGAAGTGATCTGTCGACGCGTGCAACTGCCAAACAACTTCTTGAAAAATCTAGAGGATTTTGAAATTTCTCCCAATGGAAAGCTAGGCATTATATCTAGGGGAGATGAAAATATCAATGTATTGGATTTACACAGTGGTAAATTACGGGTGGTTCATGCCTCTGGGATCATCTGGCGCCAGAGGTTGTCTCGAGATGGTCGCTACCTGGTGTACATTTGTTTCCggaatggggaggaggaggatgaaaaTGGTGCAATATCCAGTCTAATCGTAATGAGGCTGGCTGATGGCAAAAATATCGGTGCTTGTTCTCTTTACAAAACGCCCACTTTTCTCGCACTCTCTCAGCGGCACCTGCACATCATTGTGGGCTTTGATGATGGGAGTATAGGGATATACACGGTAGTGGACCGTGTAGATGCtgcactaaaaattaaaattgctaCTTCAAATAGCAGACAAATTTTCAACAACACAGCACAGGTATCCAGGCCAAAGTCTAACAGTTACTGTTTTAAAGTGTCTGTGGATTGCTTATGGAGAGAGTCTACCGAGGTCTTTGCAAGAGACAGCCCCATCACGGTGAGCGACTCTTCCGAGTCCAATGAAGCCACGCCATCCAAGAAACACAACTCTTGTTATGACCGGGTGTGCTCTGCCCTAGAGTCCAGAGGCCATAGCTATGCCCCTGATAACTGA